The Anaeromicrobium sediminis genome includes the window ATTGAAGCCCATAAACACGTATTTTGTGAAAAGCCAGTAGACTTATCTATTGAAAAAATAGTTGAAGTTATGGAAGTTTTAAAGCATAAGGATATAAAATATCAAGTTGGATTTAATAGAAGATTTGATCACAACTTTAAGGCTGTTAGAGATGCTGTTGCAAATAATAAAATTGGAGATCCTCATATTATGAGAATCACATCTAGAGATCCAGCACCACCTCCAATTGAGTATGTAAAAGTATCAGGAGGGTTGTTCTTGGATATGACTATTCACGATTTTGATATGGCAAGATATTTAGTGGATAGTGATGTTAAAGAGATATTTGTGCAGGCAGATGTACTTGTGGATGATGCCATTGGTGAAGTTGGCGATGTAGACACGGCTATAGTGTCTATGAAAATGGAAAATGGTACATTAGCAATTATAGAAAACTCTAGAAAGGCCGTTTATGGGTATGACCAAAGAGTAGAGATATTAGGCTCACAAGGAATGGTAGGAACAAAGAATGATTTGCCATCAACAGCTGTTATAAGTAATGAAAATGGAGTAACTGGAGAAAAACCTCTACATTTCTTCTTAGAAAGATATATGGATTCTTTTAAGAAAGAAGTAATCGCTTTTGTAGATGCTATTAACAATGACACTCCTGTACCAGTAGATATTAACGATGGTTTAAAGAGCGTCATAATAGGTATGGCAGCTAAAAAGTCTTTAGAAGAAGGCAGACCAGTTAAAATATCAGAAATAAAACTTTAGAATTATATAAAAATATATTTAAACAATTTACTAATTCCCCCCCTAGAGTATTAAAACAAATATTCTAGGGTTTCTTTTTAGGCTTTATAATAAATGTTAACATGTAAGTTATAAACAAGATAGATGAAAAAATGTGGTTGAGTATAGATTAATACTTAAGTGTTAATAATAGTCTTTAGATATTTGTTGTATGAAAGGAATGAAAAAGTGATGAAGACATTATTAACTCTGAATCACCATATACGTAATAAGAAAAAGTATAAGAGTGCAACGGATCTGGTTATTGGTATTCCAAAGGGCTTATTTTATCATGAACACAGCCGTCTATGGGAAAAATTTTTTGAGAATTTAGGCTGCAAAGTAATAGTTTCAGAAGATACAAACAAGGAAATTCTCAATTATGGGATTAAGCACTGTAGCAATGAAACATGCCTTCCTGTAAAAGTATTTCATGGGCATGTATACAGCCTTAAAGATAAAGTAGACTATATATTTATTCCAAGATACACAAGTGTTGATAAAAACGAGTATACCTGCCCTAAATTCTGTGGACTACCGGATATGTCACTATTAAATCTAAAAGGTAGTATAAGGGTATTGGAAGTGAAACTGCATATAGATAAGGATATTAATTTTACCTTTGAAAGCTTAAAAGAACTAGCTAAAAACATTAATGTTGAATATAACAACGTTGTTGAGGCTTTCAAAAATGCAGTGGATTTATTTCATAAAAACGAGGAAGAGAAATTAAGAGATGGCCTGAATCAGGTTAATAAATCAAAAAAACTTGCCGTTTCAGTGTTAGGACATCCCTATGTTATATATGATAACTATATGAGCATGAGACTTATAGGAAAACTTAAAAATAAAAATATTGATGTTTACACTCCAATGAGTCTTGATAGAGAAACAAAAAGGCGTAATGCTTATCCTTTCCAAGGCAAGGTTTTTTGGGGAGTTGGCTTTGAAAACCTGGGAAGTGCATTTACATTTGCAGAAGATGAAAATATTAATGGAATTATCTATTTATCACCTTTTGCTTGTGGAGTAGATGCATTTATTGTTGAATTTATTGAAAGGCGGTTTAAAACCCATTACAAAGTACCTTTCCTAAAACTCACAATCGATGAACACACGGGAGAAGCAGGATTTGATACAAGAATAGAAGCATTTTTGGATATGATAGGGTGTGATTAAAGATGAAAGTAACATTTCCACACATGGGAAACATGTATGTACCAATTAAAGTATTGTTAGAAACTATAGGTGTAGACTACG containing:
- the iolG gene encoding inositol 2-dehydrogenase, which gives rise to MIRVGIIGVGRIGRLHTENICYNVPMAKVVSIADPFMSEDTEKWANNLGITKCYKDYNNILNDKEVDAVFICSSTNTHAPISIEAIEAHKHVFCEKPVDLSIEKIVEVMEVLKHKDIKYQVGFNRRFDHNFKAVRDAVANNKIGDPHIMRITSRDPAPPPIEYVKVSGGLFLDMTIHDFDMARYLVDSDVKEIFVQADVLVDDAIGEVGDVDTAIVSMKMENGTLAIIENSRKAVYGYDQRVEILGSQGMVGTKNDLPSTAVISNENGVTGEKPLHFFLERYMDSFKKEVIAFVDAINNDTPVPVDINDGLKSVIIGMAAKKSLEEGRPVKISEIKL
- a CDS encoding acyl-CoA dehydratase activase-related protein, with the protein product MKTLLTLNHHIRNKKKYKSATDLVIGIPKGLFYHEHSRLWEKFFENLGCKVIVSEDTNKEILNYGIKHCSNETCLPVKVFHGHVYSLKDKVDYIFIPRYTSVDKNEYTCPKFCGLPDMSLLNLKGSIRVLEVKLHIDKDINFTFESLKELAKNINVEYNNVVEAFKNAVDLFHKNEEEKLRDGLNQVNKSKKLAVSVLGHPYVIYDNYMSMRLIGKLKNKNIDVYTPMSLDRETKRRNAYPFQGKVFWGVGFENLGSAFTFAEDENINGIIYLSPFACGVDAFIVEFIERRFKTHYKVPFLKLTIDEHTGEAGFDTRIEAFLDMIGCD